In the Populus trichocarpa isolate Nisqually-1 chromosome 1, P.trichocarpa_v4.1, whole genome shotgun sequence genome, one interval contains:
- the LOC7467073 gene encoding RNA polymerase II transcriptional coactivator KELP, with product MEPKLRMQIKETVREILEESDMETTTEHQIRRLASNKLDLDLDKSEYKTYVRHVVNSFLEEQKAKQEDDEEETGKQEQEYDDEGNLVICRLSAKRKVTIQNFRGANLVSIREYYYDGGAERPTTKGISLNEEQWSTLRKNIPAIEKAVKDMQDRDM from the exons atgGAACCCAAACTCAGAatgcaaatcaaagaaacaGTACGAGAAATCTTGGAAGAATCTGACATGGAAACTACAACTGAACATCAGATTCGTAGGTTAGCATCCAACAAGCTTGACCTTGACCTTGATAAATCTGAGTACAAGACTTATGTTAGACACGTCGTTAATTCTTTCCTCGAAGAACAAAAGGCCAAACAAGAAGACGATGAAGAAGAAACAGGCAAGCAGGAGCAAGAGTATGATGATGAGGGCAATCTTGTCATTTGCAGG TTGTCAGCTAAGAGAAAAGTGACAATACAGAATTTCAGAGGAGCAAATTTGGTGTCAATAAGGGAGTATTACTATGACGGTGGAGCAGAAAGACCTACTACTAAAG GAATAAGCTTAAACGAGGAACAATGGTCGACCTTGAGGAAGAATATACCAGCAATTGAGAAAGCCGTGAAGGACATGCAGGATCGGGatatgtga
- the LOC7467074 gene encoding uncharacterized protein LOC7467074, with translation MAIALVSVPTPRQTICTRRSYTYSNSWFHSSATTLIKYPSKPITIPLCSPSTSSTSVVEDGPPPPSSDALPTTEDVDKLPLSGCKGCGREEIEKGCNGEGRIQGGIATVPGFGWWPIKAYRPCPGFLASGGRYRRQGQSMDEVAFGREQKETPVGISDEGETRKKRQDPRRFRR, from the exons ATGGCAATAGCTCTTGTCTCAGTTCCAACACCTCGCCAAACCATTTGCACTCGACGCTCATATACTTACAGCAACTCGTGGTTTCATAGCTCTGCAACAACTCTCATTAAGTACCCATCTAAGCCCATCACCATCCCTCTTTGTTCTCCCTCTACCTCTTCGACTTCTGTTGTAGAGGATGGTCCCCCTCCTCCTTCATCAGATGCTCTTCCTACCACCGAAGATGTTGACAAGCTCCCTCTTAG TGGTTGCAAGGGCTGTGGGAGAGAGGAAATAGAGAAGGGATGCAATGGAGAGGGAAGAATTCAAGGTGGGATTGCAACCGTTCCGGGGTTCGGTTGGTGGCCAATAAAGGCTTACAGGCCTTGTCCTGGATTTTTAGCATCTGGAGGCAGGTATAGGCGACAAGGCCAAAGCATGGACGAGGTAGCATTTGGAAGGGAGCAAAAAGAAACTCCTGTAGGGATCAGTGATGAGGGTGAGACCAG GAAGAAAAGGCAAGATCCAAGGAGATTTAGGAGGTAA